The proteins below come from a single Miscanthus floridulus cultivar M001 chromosome 1, ASM1932011v1, whole genome shotgun sequence genomic window:
- the LOC136479601 gene encoding zinc finger protein GIS2-like produces the protein MTSSRSNSRSRSRSHSRSRSRSRSPRRRDRLRSERAPRRSRSRSRSRSRSPYRRRERRGYRDLVCKNCRRPGHFAKECPSAPTCNNCNLPGHFAAECTSQTVCWNCKESGHIASECKNEALCHTCNKTGHLARDCPTSGASVKLCNKCFKPGHIAVDCTNERACNNCRQPGHIARECKNEPVCNLCNVSGHVARVCPKTTLASEIQGGPFRDILCRICGQPGHISRNCIATIICDTCGGRGHMSYECPSARIFNRGLRRF, from the exons ATGACTTCATCAAGAAGCAACAGCAGGAGCAGAAGTAGGAGCCACAGTCGCAGCAGGAGCAGGAGCCGCAGTCCTCGCCGAAGAGATAGGTTGCGCAGTGAACGTGCACCCCGCCGCAGTCGCAGTCGCAGTCGCAGCAGGAGCCGCAGCCCATACCGTCGCAGAGAACGGCGTGGCTACAG GGATCTTGTATGCAAGAACTGCCGGAGACCTGGGCACTTTGCTAAGGAGTGCCCATCTGCGCCTACTTGCAATAACTGTAACCTTCCAGG GCACTTTGCAGCAGAATGCACCTCACAAACTGTTTGCTGGAACTGCAAAGAGTCTGGGCACATTGCCAGTGAGTGCAAGAATGAGGCCCTGTGCCACACCTGCAACAAGACAGGTCATTTGGCACGTGATTGCCCTACTTCAGGGGCTAGTGTTAAGCTATGCAACAAATGTTTTAAACCAGGCCACATCGCTGTTGACTGCACCAATGAACGGGCCTGCAACAACTGCCGTCAACCAGGGCACATAGCTCGGGAGTGCAAGAACGAACCTGTTTGCAACCTGTGCAATGTCTCTGGCCATGTCGCGCGCGTCTGTCCAAAGACGACTCTGGCTTCAGAGATACAGGGTGGCCCATTCCGTGATATCCTTTGCCGCATCTGTGGTCAGCCAGGGCACATCAGCCGCAACTGCATTGCAACCATCATCTGTGACACATGCGGTGGGAGGGGGCACATGTCTTACGAGTGCCCGTCGGCCAGGATATTCAATCGCGGGCTCCGCAGGTTCTGA
- the LOC136486465 gene encoding actin-depolymerizing factor 3: MANARSGVAVNDECMLKFGELQSKRLHRFITYKMDDKFKEIVVDQVGDRATSYEDFTNSLPENDCRYAIYDFDFVTAEDVQKSRIFYILWSPDSAKVKSKMLYASSNQKFKSGLNGIQVELQATDASEISIDQIKDRAR; the protein is encoded by the exons ATG GCAAATGCAAGATCGGGTGTCGCTGTGAATGATGAGTGCATGCTGAAGTTCGGCGAGCTGCAGTCGAAGAGGCTGCACCGCTTCATAACTTACAAGATGGACGACAAGTTCAAGGAGATAGTAGTGGACCAGGTTGGGGATCGAGCTACCAGCTATGAGGACTTCACAAACAGCCTCCCAGAGAATGACTGCCGATACGCAATCTATGATTTCGACTTTGTGACTGCAGAGGATGTCCAGAAGAGCAGGATCTTCTATATCCTATG GTCCCCAGACTCCGCCAAGGTGAAGAGCAAGATGCTTTACGCAAGCTCTAACCAGAAGTTCAAGAGTGGGCTCAATGGCATTCAGGTGGAGCTCCAGGCTACAGATGCAAGTGAAATCAGCATTGATCAGATCAAGGATCGGGCACGCTAG
- the LOC136486389 gene encoding actin-depolymerizing factor 3-like: MANAASGVAMAEECVARFQELRGGRAHRFVVFKVDDALQRVVVDKVGERGAGFGDLTASLPADDCRYAVYDHDFTVEDATATGEAPRSKIFFVVWSPEAAGVRSKMVYASSREGFRKELDGVQVDLQATEPGELTLDVLNNHAA, encoded by the exons ATG GCGAACGCGGCGTCCGGCGTGGCGATGGCGGAGGAGTGCGTGGCGCGGTTCCAGGAGCTGCGCGGCGGCCGCGCGCACCGCTTCGTGGTGTTCAAGGTCGACGACGCGCTGCAGCGGGTGGTGGTGGACAAGGTGGGCGAACGGGGCGCCGGCTTCGGCGACCTCACCGCCAGCCTCCCCGCCGACGACTGCCGCTACGCCGTGTACGACCACGACTTCACCGTCGAGGACGCCACCGCCACCGGGGAGGCGCCGCGCAGCAAGATCTTCTTCGTGGTCTGGTCCCCCGAGGCGGCGGGCGTGAGGAGCAAGATGGTGTACGCCAGCTCCCGCGAGGGGTTCAGGAAGGAGCTGGACGGCGTGCAGGTGGACCTCCAGGCCACCGAGCCCGGCGAGCTGACGCTCGACGTCCTCAACAACCACGCCGCCTGA